The Rhodamnia argentea isolate NSW1041297 chromosome 10, ASM2092103v1, whole genome shotgun sequence sequence TCGAATAGGGCTTGCGCAATGTCGCGGAAAAAAGCAAAGTATTCCATGTAATACATCTTTCAGCTAACAGAATATTTCAACATCGTTATGGCAATATCATTTGAAATTAGAATTGATGGCAATATCTGAAAACAGTTGTATTCCAATATCTCATCTTAAATCCAAGTAAAATTGACATTCAAACTGAAAAGCAAACttaagtgcttttttttttttaatcagaaacTTAAGGTTCAATAGGCTCTATTCAATAGGCTTTTCCCACAAGATGGCAGACCTTCTGACTAATCAAACGTTCAACAATCCCTGAGGATCGAGTCATAACAACCGGCCGTCGGCAATCCCTACATTGACTAGTGCTACTTTTGGCTGTCCCCCGATTAGCCCAAATGATGACCCTTGGGGCAATCCTTAGCCGATTCCTCAATTGGCTCATCAGTCGCACCACATTAGCAAACTCATATACCAGTCCATTGGCATTCGGGGCTGACCCATGTTTGGCCCTTGATCGATTCTCTAATCATACCGTGTTAGTCGACGAAAAACAGGACAAAACCAAAGTCGGCCGATATAAAAGGGAATATCTCTTGCCATGATTgatcatttttgaaaatgacctttatttttcctttttgcaggTGCCAAGCTAAGAGACATGTCTTTTATTGCTACCGCTGAAGCAAGTCAACAACCGAAACTTCCCAAATTTTTGCTCACTCTATCTTTTTAAGACCCTATTCATGCACACTTTTCCTATGTAGGATTAAGCGTGGAAGCGATCGTTTGCCAAAGCTCAAAGCCGAATTCCCAGTATCGGCCATGACCGGGGTAATCCTACATTTTGGCAAAGCTATGATCATCTAACATAACCCATCCCGATTGAAAATGGGACAAACCGAAAGCAAGTCCCAACTTGGAAAATGAAGTATGTTTCTGTGACTTATGCGATTTTCAAGGTgacattttttcttcttgtagGAGCATATAACCATCCCGATGGTCACCGTCATGACACAAGCCAAAGCATCTCAAGTCTTACTTGACTCATTCATGCATGATTTCCTTGCTCTTGGGCAAAGATAGAAATGAGCTATTCTTCAACCCGAGAAGTAAACTCTGTGGCTTGTTTGATCTACTCACATGTTCCACGGCCTCGGATTCTCTTATCCCCGAGAATTCATATTTGTATAGGTTGTTTCTTCACCAAATGTATGAGATTTTCATGAGACATGACAAGATGATGAAATTGCCGCATTTGCACATTTGGAAAATGCTGACCCATTGCGTGGTTTATATATGATTattcttcatgtttaatttatcaactccaAATAGGGAGCGTGAACTACATTCGATGCATCAAATGTacagaatggggcatgacaAGATGACGAAAGGCAACCCATTTCCACACACGACTTGCATTTTAACCTAGTGAGTTGAGCGGTGGCTAGGTTCCACATTCCACAAGCTGAAGGgtcgaaaggtacgatagctaGAGTGATGAAGATATTCATTTCCCTATGCCAAACAGTACAGATATCCATTGCAAACCCCTTTGAACGGAGGATTCATTTCTTACCCCTATCGAGAACCACCCCATATTGGGGACCGAACGAGGTAATTCCAGCAGTAACACAAGGTAAATGGTTATAAATTTcattgctcggactaacattaaccGTAGGATGATGaaaagcattcatttctctatcatatacactttatcctttgcataacccacttgagcctgcaaattcatttcttaaacccccgttggtggtCGTTTGCTCATTCCAAGACGAAAATGGTGCCACCTTCAAGCGGAAGAACTCGGAAGAATTGGGTccacagagaattcccgaatgaacACATTTTATGTGCTAGATTTTTATGTAATGTCTAGCATATTTTTCTTGTGACTATTTATGTTGTTGTAATTCTTGATTCAAGATCACGGGATTATAAAAAGCAAGTAAATTTAGCCCGAAAGAAAAGGGCCCgctaaaagagagagagagagagagagagagagagagagagagagagagagagagagagaaaatctcttcaaaaaagaaaagaaaaagagaaatctcttcttgaaaaaaagaaggaaatctcttcccaataaaaaagaaaagaaaaagagagtcgggagtaagaaaagcaaaggctgatctcataaaaaatcctagcCATAGAAATAGTAAAGTGTCTaccaaaagcaaggccaatgcccattcaaatccTTGTAAAGTTCCTCCAAATTTCGAATGTACATTGTTGTATTTTAGTTTGTAAAttacatgtacatgtttgcatgtTGTCTTTCTTATAAATTCCCAGCGGGGACTGGTTGTAAAGAAAACTCCCGAgagaagtcggtttgcaaagtgcaatgcCTCGCAGAAGAATACCTTCCTTCAAGCAACGATGGTATCCTTTGAAGGCATTTTCGGATGGCCAAGATTAGTGACAAACCtacgatgatcaccaacatcaagctcTTCTTATATTTTCTGAGCCAAATAAGCCTTTGCATTTCTGAGTCCTTTATCCTAACCTATGTTACAACCCTTCGGAGACTCTTCTGAttatggcacttgagttaacgtagagttaaatgattttaagcatcgctcgaagaagttcgggcaagattatttctctcttatttttgcagggttcttgactttTAAACCGGAAGCGGATGACGAAGAACTTCTTTTCAATAGCTTTGACTTGATAGAGATTCCCCTttataaacctttgacctagccatTCATTACGGTCCttatcaagacctccggatcggcttgGCCGtaccaattgcgagattactcggacCCTTGTCGAATGCGAgggatttcttttgaatcttgCAGCCAGGATAAATaacttttctcgagagtgagagaaagccctttcaaaCTAAAGTCACTTATTCATGTTGTATTCGAGGTATCCACGATGTGATAACCTCCTTGAATAGGTTGGTAATGGAAACTTGACAAAATAGTTATGCATGAACCGCATTATGAGTCATTACTTCATGCATATCTTATTTCTAATCTTTGCAAATTCAACAGGGTAAatttgcatgaactcattgATAAAGTTTCAGCATGTATGCTTACACATGTTATATCCGACAATGTCTGAGCATATGCGTTCCCGTTGTTCGAGATACCTCCCAAGGTTTCAAAATTCATCTGAGAATAATTGAATGAACAAGCCCTACTAGAGAGTGCCCATTAGGTAATCTTCCCATTTCTCGATTAAGTATATATCCAACCTGAACCTTTTTCaagagagtgagtgaaagtCATTGCCAATTGAAAGTTCCTCATTCAATTGATTTGATGTATCAAAAGGATCAGATCGATTTCCTTATTGATAAGTTCCCTAGTAGAGCTTTGTAATGTATGCAGGCTCACAAGATTTGTTGACTTATGGTATTACCTTTGCACTAGTTTTTTGCATATGAACGCTTTGGCTTAATAAACAGGTATGACATGGCCGATCTATTTCCTTTTGATCATTGCTCGGAaaatccaggtaagttttctaaacCCTTCTCAAAATTGACTTTGCTTGTCATTTTTTGGTCCCTCTCTGTGTTTGTACTAATGCGATTCGGGGGACACACTTCTCTCATATTAACATCGATTCATTCCGAGTAATACACTTCTTATATTATGCTCTTCGGTTCACGATCAACCTGCTCTTGTGACTTTGATATCTTCAAGTTCATTATCAAcctgctcttgtgatctcggaaGAACACTACACATTTCTATACAAGTGCTTTACCCGATCAGCTCAAGTGGTATTGATTACACTTCTTATGCACAAATGCTTTACCCGATTCGCTCATGTGGCATTGACTATACCCTTTTACACCAATGCTTCACTTGATCAGCTCATATGGCATTAAATACACCTCTTACACATATACACCCTTATGGTTGTTCTAATTCATTTCGGACATTATACCACTTTTTAGTGTTCACACCGACGAGATTCGTACGACACAACCCCTCTTTGTGTTTGCGTTGATGAGATTCGTGTGATACATTTCTTGTGTTCGCATTGGTGAGATTTATGCAGCACATCCCTTTTGTATTTATCGATTCGGTTTGGTAGTACACCCCTTATAATTATGCTATTCAGCTTTGATGGTATTGATTCATGATGATATACGCTCTCATGATCTTTACCTTTATCAAATCGCAATGATATACACTCTTGTGGTCTTGATCCtttaccaaatcataatgatatACGCTCTTGTGGTTTTGGCCCCTTATCAAATCACAATGATATAtgctcttgtgatcttggtCTCCTTACTAGATCATAATGATATATGCTCTTGTGGTTTTGGTCCCtttaccaaatcataatgatatacgctcttatgattttggtctcATTTTACCAAATCGTGATGATATACACTCTCATGATCTTGGTTCTTTTACCAACTCATAATAATATACGCTCTTTTGATCTTGGTCCCTCTTTTCTCGACTCACAATGATATAcgctcttgtgatctcggaaAACATTTCAACACTACACATATCTTgagctgtcttgcattagggagaagtctatGGTAACATATAAGGCCCCAGTACCTTCAAATCCTTGCTTGGAGATTAAAGGAATCATCAacattatgaggtatttggtaaaacatgtaTTTTCATATGCGATCCATATGCAGGTTTTTCTAGTCCATTTCATGGAGGAAGGAAGCTCTGACACATATTATTTATCGGTtccgcatatcatgcatcatttctgATTACATAGATAATGGGATTAAAGGTCccaccaaaaaattattattcatcatttgtatttgcaaaatttaggttcaaTTAGGTCTTTGAGCGAAgtctctacgagcctccactcaatgaaacctaaattttgatcttagtaaatcattcatttaagcacaaaatgagaattagtcgtaatttttacaaaaaattaatttcttatgcattgcatatttattttttatcagtCATGCATTCAAGCCAATGATGaagcatttgagcttaatttgacaagcATTTGGACCAAACTTAatctgagattttttttaaagtcacgGGAGAGTGCCGAAATTTCTCAAGTAGATTGGACCTATTTTCGagttcaattcagtccattcaagCTTAATTCAATAATTAAGGCTTTTTGTTAACTGTCTGTTATTTAAGAGAAGCCTTAATTGAGCCGAAAATTTGAGACAAGCCCACAATTTagttacaattttcggccaagctaGACCATGAGGGTGCCGAATTTCATGATGGGTTTggatttaaaattcaaattcaaatcaacCCATTTTGGTTATATAATTAAGTGAGGCCCTTAGTTAATTacccatttaattaattaaggtctAATTGAGGCCCGAGATATCACCACGAGCCCACAAGGGAGTGTGAAATTTGGCTATCATCATCACCATGCTGAAAATTTGATAGTCTTAGAGGGAATTGGACTCCTTCATGTTCAAATTGGTTCAAGAGTCCTATTAGTTGAGAAGTCCTATCTTATCGAGAGATTTAAGGGATTAGGACTGTAATCTAATGGCTTGTATTAAATCCTATCCTAGCTAAGGATTCTTGATCTAAGGGCTCACAACAACTCCTAGTCCTACTAGGATTGGTGAGTTGAAGTCTATATAAGCAAGCCTTCCCTCAAGGTCAAAGGATTCGGCCATTACTATAATTTTCGGCACATCAAGGAGCTGGAAATTCAGCATATATTCAAGGTGATCTAAGGAGTTTGTCTCCCCATCCAATTGAGACAATCCTCCCCAATCCCGAGACCCCATCCGGCCGAGCCTCCATCGTCCGCCGCTCGTTCTTACGCCTGCCACTACCGCAACTCCTCTGTGCACTGTCCAGCACACCCGGCATCCCTATTCCTTTGCCATGCAACTCTGGGGCAGCCACCATAGCCCACCGTTCAAGGCTCCGTTGAAGTTGCCGCCCATCCTAGCTCATGGACCAAAGACCCCCGGTTGTCCAACttgatctcataaaaaaaaaaacagctgcTGTTCGGCCCTGGTTTGAGGTTGATTAGCCTTTGTTTTCTCATTATTTGAAGATCTAACATTGTGGTTACGTGTTTAGATCGATTGGTGATGAATCAAGCTAAAAAAAAGTGGCTTTTGGAGTGATTCGCAGCTTGTGCGCGCGATTGAAAATTGGCCCAATAAGGTATGATTTTCTTAAGCTTTTGATTGTATAATCGTGCATATTTACTTGGAAACTTGCATCGATATTCTTGTATTATCTTGAGTATACTTGATTTGCAATAAAAGTTGGGAAAATTGAAGCCTTTTCCATCAAATTTTGCTCAATACCGAAAATTGATCCTCTTGGCATAAAAATTATGACTTTTCTGAATAGGGTTAATTCGACCATAAGATTGGATGAATTGAGTCAAATTTTATGAGAATTGATAAGTTTTGTTTggaaaaatatcttttctcgAAAGATCGTTCATAATTTAGAGCAAATTGATCTGAAAAGGTGGgaattttgtggaaaaaaattggatttttggcaGCCCCTCTCTAATGGCCGAAATCTACATGTGAGGTTGTTTTTTTAGTGGTGGTTATCTCTTGCCTTGATTTGGTTGAGTTGCATCTATCCTTTGGTAATTTGGTGCTATCTCATATTGTGGGTAAGAATTTGTGCTTAACTGGATAATATCCAACCTTAACAAATAAACTCATGTATTGAATGCTTATCTCTACCATGTGAATTGATTGAGATGTTTACCTGATAGTTATCTCTTATCTCTAGCATGTGAGTTGGTTGAGATCCTTATCCAATGATTATCTTGCCTTATCTcttgtgaattttttgaatcTATTTGTTTAGAGATAAAATTTGAACTcaattggataattatccaaattttctttttgaaaattatctgaaattaaattttcaaacgttaaagataattttctcaaattaaatcaaattttggatgaggaaaggcgGACCCCACTTTCACAATTTCGACCACTCctctcaaattttcgaaaatttaaattaatcgTGTCCAATTTTACTTCTCGtctggtcatttttttttattttttatttgtatatattatgcacatttataaacaaacatgctcatAATGTGTGCTCCattgtgcctagacccttcgaaaaataaattatgtttctctaaccatgatcttatgaaaTGGGACTTATAATTTGTATAAAATTTCATAATCTGCCCTTCGTATTAAGGGATGATGTTATTTTATACTGTTATCCGCATATCGACTCGAATCCACGAGTATGTAGTGGATAAATTCTACTCTAGCCATAATCTTTAGGAATAAATTAAtcagaaaaatcagaattaaaggtatattatgggcatttttctttattatggtTCATACTTGCTTTATTTTAATTCATGTAAATAAAGTCCATTTTTCTGTGGTCAAACATGTCGAAACCTCGTTTTTATGTCATGAATAACATCTAATATAAGTTAAtactttgagaaatcattttcttaagttaaattggaTATTATCACATTTTATGACATGTTTTCACCATAGCCAtcattaaatccgaaaatacaaaaaaaaaaaaaatcactttgtcatttgcatatcatatagtttAGTGCATATCTTTGCCATGCTATCATGCatattgccatgtcatttagtATAGTTTGCATTCGCGTCTTcccaaagaaatcaaaagaattcATTCAATTcgcatcaatcaatcaaaagggattttttttaatgaaatttggtaccgaaagggcattgattttttttcaaattaatgtgTAACAAAGTCTCCGGACTCATTATATCTAATTCGCAGGAATAAAATAGTcatcccgctattttatataggtttctaatcaatctaCCATAAACGATTAGTGGGGGCTccaatttgataattttcatgaaataaacctaagttgtgatttggtatgggcttgaaAGAGTCcaagttaggttaattaaataattaacttaataatccattaacatAAAGTTCGCGAACTTTAAGTCGCGACATCGCCTAACCCAAATTGGCAAGAGCGCCATTGTATTCATCAAATTTGAGTGATGGGTAGTGAGTCCTCACTATGGCCGCGAGGGCTTTGAGCAAGGGTCCCGATGCCCTCTCCCGTGGCCGGTGATCTGTGCTAGCCATTAGCGAGGCACCAAACTGGCGAGGGgacatagaaaaattaaaagaaaacaaaaaaaaagaaagaaagaaaaggagacaaaattctaaaaattgtcATCATCAGTGCTAGCTTTCCACACAAGACAATCGacatccatgtcaatgattgtggtcaattttggccgataGAGACTATGtagacaaatcgtcaaaaggtttagaactaaattggtcaaattaaaaagttttggaactgaattgacatcaatacaagacttaaattttttaggtaattttcccCGTTTGTATCCCTGCGACATAAAATGTACTGCATATCATTATCAATTCAAATTCCAAAAAGCCCATCCTACTATGGTTTTAAAACCCAAAGTCAACATATCTAAATCAACATGTCCAAAACACGGTTCCCTCCTCTCTAAGTCCCAAATAGATAAGAAAATATCAAGtacccgaatccatttaatatTGACAAATAAGGATGAAAGAAGGTAAGTCAAGGAAGTATGGTAGTTCCGAAGATAGACGTGAGGACCAATGCGACCAAATATAAATCACTTACCAAAGCATTGTAGGCTCCGACAATCTCAAATCTCAAGCCAAAAATCATATCGGTAGTTAAATGCGAAATCACCTTCGATATTTTGTATAATCCATTATTTTTCTCGACATATAGATATTACTTCTCTTAATGAAAAGTGACAATTCTTGCATGATCTCTCAATCCAGAAGCGAGGATACAAATAATTTCCTCATGACGGACAGAATGTGACGAGGAAATCAGCCCCACCGGCACAAGTAAAAGTGCTGGTCTTGTCGTCGTAAGCGTAGCTGTAAGCTTGAGGGCACTGGCCCTTGAAGATCTTGGAGTAGTTCGTCGGCGGGCACGTCTGCGGCGACCCATACGCCCCGGTGCAGCAGTACTGCGGCTGGTTGAGTGCCAGGCAGGCGCTCTTGCACGCCACGATGCTCCCGTCCGACTCCTTCACTGCCAACTCATGGGGGCACACGGAGTTCACGTTGCTTGGGCAGCTTGTGACGCTGCAGCTGCTGCCGCTCCCCTGTGGGGTCGCGGAGAGCGGTAGGTTGAAGCCGTCCACAAGGCTGATGTCGTAGAAGTCTTCCTTGCCGGAGCCAGCCGCCGCGAGGGTGAACTCCGCTAGGGAGGCTGGCGGGATCGCTCCTGCACCATTGCAGCTTACCTGGCCGGAGCCGCAGTCGGCGGTAGCACAGGTGAACTTGCCAGAGGCATCGGTGGCGCATTTTGTCCGGCCCCACACCCGGCCAGACCATGCGTCCGGGACATCCCTGATTGTGGAGGATGCGCCCGAGGCAAGCTCGAAACCGGTTGAGGATAGCTGCCCTCCGCCCCCACCGGTCAACGTCCCGGGCCAGACAGTGTAGGGGCACTGGTTGGTGAAGGTGAGTGTGGCCGCGCTGGCTCCCCCTGCAAACATACGCGCAAGCCATACAATCAATGCACATAGATTAATCAATTGTAATCGTAGCACTTCAATTTCTCGGATCCCAAACAAGAACAAAGATGGCAAACGTGCTTACTTGCGAGGACTAGGAAAGGCAGAATGAGGTAGAAAGATGCTCTTGCGTCCATGATTGAAAGCCTGAGATTTGTTTCGTTCCTCCCTATCTCTTATTTTTGAGGAGATATATGGAGGATGCTGGGGAGGCCAAGTTGAAATGACTTAAGAAATCCTTGGATGATGGGATTATATACAGAGTGCTTGAGTTGAATTATATTATACATATGGTATGCCCTTTTTCTGGTTCTAGCTGAATCAGGAATAACGGGCAACTAATTCATTTTGTGACCTTGGTTTCTTCAAATTTGGATACCTGATGCAGCCGCAGTTGTCAAGGTATGAGAATTAAAGTAGTCTTTTAGGGGAGAAGGACCACTTATGAGAAAAGggcacaaaagggaaaaaaaatcttgaaatctGATTCGAATGTGAATTTTGAGTCTGTTAATGAGTACCCTCGATGTAGTTTCGTTTATCCAAATTATGATTTgatattattttttggtaaaaaatgatcTGATAATTAAGTTACTAGACACTCGGGGAGTGACAacactacaagtgtcataattttttatatggCGATCACaattgtcataactttttttctagatcacttgagtgctatggcTACCAAAAAACAttcgggcttttttccaaactaggtggaaaaaagaatatatttaccaaaccaggtgtcaatttttttaatttaccggATCGGGTGTCGCTCGGCGGTCATACTTCCGGCCGGCCGATGGGGTGGCCCGCTCGGCATCAGAGGTGCCGAGCTTGCTCCCGCTCGGCATTTATAGTGCCAAGCGTGTGTCTGCTCGGCACTATTGATGTCGAGCGGGAGCCGCTCGGCAATATTGGTGCCGAGCAGGCAGCTCCCACCCCATTCAATTcgccatttgattttttttttcttcattttaatttcatatgttttttatgtttataattgtcccgacctaaaatttgaaaactctaggctaatggattatcatgtcaattattcaactaacctaacttggactctcccaaatccataccaaatcgcaactaaacatgcaaagatatttgaattggagtcgccattaattatttttggtaggtcgattagaaacctaaataaattagtaggagaactaaattacttctacgaactagagattctAAATCcagggacttgattacgctagattactctaacgccctttcggtaccattttatttcatgaaaatgaattttgtcaagcaacgttaattgattttaacctaagtcactaacaaaggttatcatgcgattgcacaatcaattaattgaaaccGGTATATTTGTAGTAAATTGACCTTAAACTATTTTCTTGACTACAAAAAATCTAAACtaacacccgtgacaaatttatcttaaattaagtttttgattataaaaatcttgaattgatataattgtgaTGAATTTATGCTCCGTCAAGGAAAGTatactaatttaagatttttcataatattaatccTTCACTTTACTTAtacttttcttatttaattatccAGCTTGCGGGGGTTGATAGTTAATTTCGGAGAGagtagaaaattcaaaagaaacacAAAACATGGGGGCCTACCTTGTAAGTTGTATGGAGCAGACCAAGCTTTCCCTCCTCTGACGTGAAGAAGTCCCAGCTTTGAATCTGTCCTGTCaacaaaattgattttatgTGGAAAAAAAGGGGCGGCTCTTACAAAGAGTGAAACGACAAGGACCAAAAGCAAGAAACATTTGTTCTCCTTAGGCTTAATAATGCAAGTTTCTGATCTTTTGCTAACCAGGATTTGAGATTCCAAGGTCAGTGGGATGGCTGCCGGCTCTTTTGAAGGTCTTCATATTAATTTTATACATGAACatatagcaaaaaaaataagttataaATATCATATAACATCACTAGTAATTAAAGCTCAATACCTTTAAACAATTACCTAACAAAATCCCTTCTTTATATGGAGCACATATCGTCACATTTGGAGTTCATGTCCTCGTCCCCACTAGAGATCATCCAAATCCAATTTTCGAATAGCAAGCGAAGAAGGTGGATCTATATTAAGGGAGAATTCTGGTCCGACGGCCGGCGAAAACTTGCGTAGAAGACCAAATCCTTATGAAAGTACATACATCGGTGTCGTGGCATGCTCTTGGGAAGTC is a genomic window containing:
- the LOC115735088 gene encoding thaumatin-like protein 1b — its product is MDARASFYLILPFLVLARGASAATLTFTNQCPYTVWPGTLTGGGGGQLSSTGFELASGASSTIRDVPDAWSGRVWGRTKCATDASGKFTCATADCGSGQVSCNGAGAIPPASLAEFTLAAAGSGKEDFYDISLVDGFNLPLSATPQGSGSSCSVTSCPSNVNSVCPHELAVKESDGSIVACKSACLALNQPQYCCTGAYGSPQTCPPTNYSKIFKGQCPQAYSYAYDDKTSTFTCAGGADFLVTFCPS